A genomic region of Chionomys nivalis chromosome 12, mChiNiv1.1, whole genome shotgun sequence contains the following coding sequences:
- the Kcnk5 gene encoding potassium channel subfamily K member 5, with translation MVDRGPLLTSAIIFYLAIGAAIFEVLEEPHWKEAKKNYYTQKLHLLKEFPCLSQEGLDKILQVVSDAADQGVAITGNQTFNNWNWPNAMIFAATVITTIGYGNVAPKTPAGRLFCVFYGLFGVPLCLTWISALGKFFGGRAKRLGQFLTRRGVSLRKAQITCTAIFIVWGVLVHLVIPPFVFMVTEDWNYIEGLYYSFITISTIGFGDFVAGVNPSANYHALYRYFVELWIYLGLAWLSLFVNWKVSMFVEVHKAIKKRRRRRKESFESSPHSRKALQMAGSTASKDVNIFSFLSKKEETYNDLIKQIGKKAMKTSGERVPGSGHGLGPQGDGLSDIPASLVPLVVYSKNRVPSLEEVSQTLRSKGHVSRPVGVEAEAQAPKDGYPGSEVFINQLDRISEEAEPWEALDYHPLIFQNANITFENEETGLSDEETSKSSMEDNLASKEQPQQEAVAEAPLSTGEFPSSDESTFTSTESELSVPYEQLMNEYNKTDSPRGT, from the exons ATGGTGGACCGGGGTCCCCTGCTCACCTCGGCCATCATTTTCTACCTGGCCATCGGGGCGGCGATCTTCGAAGTGCTGGAGGAGCCGCACTGGAAGGAAGCCAAGAAAAACTACTATACACAGAAACTGCATCTACTGAAAGAGTTTCCGTGCCTGAGCCAGGAAGGCCTGGACAAGATCCTACAG gtGGTGTCTGATGCTGCAGATCAGGGTGTGGCCATTACAGGTAACCAGACTTTCAACAACTGGAACTGGCCTAATGCAATGATTTTTGCAGCCACGGTCATCACCACCATTG GTTATGGCAACGTGGCTCCCAAGACCCCAGCTGGGCGCCTCTTCTGTGTCTTCTATGGTCTGTTTGGGGTGCCGCTGTGCTTGACGTGGATCAGTGCCCTGGGCAAGTTCTTCGGGGGACGTGCCAAGAGGCTGGGCCAGTTTCTTACTAGGAGAGGAGTGAGCCTG CGGAAGGCTCAGATCACATGCACGGCCATCTTCATCGTTTGGGGCGTCCTGGTCCACCTGGTGATCCCGCCCTTTGTGTTCATGGTGACGGAAGACTGGAACTACATCGAAGGCCTCTACTATTCCttcatcaccatctccaccattgGCTTTGGGGACTTTGTGGCTG GTGTGAATCCCAGTGCCAACTACCATGCCCTGTACCGCTACTTTGTGGAACTTTGGATCTACCTGGGATTGGCCTGGCTGTCCCTCTTTGTCAACTGGAAGGTCAGCATGTTTGTGGAAGTGCACAAAGCCATTAAGAAGAGGCGGCGGCGGCGAAAGGAATCTTTTGAGAGCTCCCCACACTCCCGGAAGGCCCTGCAGATGGCTGGAAGTACAGCCTCCAAAGACGTTAACATCTTCAGCTTCCTCTCCAAAAAAGAGGAGACCTACAATGACCTCATCAAACAGattgggaagaaggcaatgaaaaCAAGTGGGGAGAGGGTTCCAGGATCTGGACATGGGCTGGGACCTCAAGGGGATGGACTATCTGACATCCCTGCATCCTTGGTACCTTTGGTGGTCTATTCCAAAAACCGAGTGCCCAGCTTAGAAGAGGTATCTCAGACTCTCAGAAGCAAAGGGCATGTGTCGAGGCCAGTTGGTGTGGAGGCTGAAGCGCAGGCTCCCAAAGATGGCTACCCAGGCTCTGAAGTATTTATTAACCAACTGGACCGTATCAGCGAGGAGGCTGAGCCATGGGAAGCCCTGGACTATCATCCGCTCATCTTCCAAAATGCCAACATTACCTTTGAAAATGAGGAAACCGGCCTCTCAGATGAGGAGACCTCCAAGTCTTCCATGGAGGACAATTTGGCCTCAAAGGAGCAGCCTCAACAGGAGGCTGTGGCTGAGGCACCCTTGAGCACGGGTGAATTCCCTTCATCAGATGAGTCCACCTTCACCAGCACCGAGTCAGAGCTCTCTGTGCCTTATGAGCAGCTGATGAACGAGTACAATAAGACAGATAGCCCTAGAGGCACGTGA